The Bacillota bacterium genome has a window encoding:
- a CDS encoding NCS2 family permease: MSIAARKALTQRQGWLERLFHLSEYDTDVRTEISAGITTFMTMAYVMIVHPSIMAAAGMPVAEMAVVTAITSGLFTLMMGLYANRPFALAPAMGSNVFFASTLVAGGIATWQQALGMVFISGMTFVALTVLGFREMIVKTIPKCIKVSIGAALGLFIAQLGMKNAGWMVAQGSLAIGDLTTPGAILAMIGFVIIAVMMSRGVKGALLWGILLTSAIGIPMGVTQLPTKIISLPPSIAPIAFKLDILGTLKLSFVPAMFIFFTGDFFSTLGTVLGVGGKAGLLDENGDLPGIEKPFLVDALGTVVGALLGTSTVTTYVESAAGVEAGGRTGLTAVTTAVIFFLMLFLTPIATIIPSEATAPALVLIGLLMLPAIKEVDFGDFTEALPAFVTILFTAFTFNLANGISLGVLTYVVIKVASGRRHEVPLGMYILCLPLLYYLATL, encoded by the coding sequence ATGAGTATTGCTGCACGGAAAGCGTTGACGCAACGGCAAGGCTGGTTGGAACGGCTCTTCCATCTCAGCGAGTATGACACCGATGTTCGGACAGAAATTTCTGCCGGCATCACCACCTTCATGACCATGGCCTATGTGATGATTGTCCACCCAAGTATCATGGCTGCTGCTGGGATGCCGGTGGCGGAGATGGCAGTGGTCACCGCGATCACCTCTGGTTTGTTTACCCTCATGATGGGACTTTACGCCAATCGTCCCTTCGCCCTGGCCCCGGCGATGGGAAGTAACGTGTTTTTTGCCTCTACCTTGGTTGCCGGGGGGATTGCCACTTGGCAGCAAGCCCTTGGGATGGTATTTATCTCCGGCATGACCTTTGTTGCCCTCACTGTTTTAGGTTTCCGGGAGATGATTGTAAAGACAATACCAAAATGCATCAAAGTGTCCATCGGAGCTGCCTTGGGGCTGTTTATCGCCCAACTGGGCATGAAGAACGCTGGATGGATGGTTGCCCAAGGTTCTTTGGCTATCGGCGATCTGACGACTCCGGGAGCTATCCTGGCGATGATTGGTTTTGTCATTATTGCGGTAATGATGAGTCGAGGGGTTAAGGGAGCATTGCTTTGGGGGATTTTGCTGACCAGCGCCATTGGAATTCCCATGGGAGTAACTCAGTTACCCACTAAGATTATTTCGCTACCACCTTCCATCGCACCGATAGCCTTCAAACTCGATATTTTAGGAACTTTGAAGCTGTCCTTTGTGCCAGCGATGTTCATCTTTTTCACCGGGGACTTTTTCTCAACTCTGGGGACGGTACTAGGGGTCGGCGGCAAGGCCGGCTTACTCGATGAAAACGGGGACCTGCCAGGAATTGAGAAACCCTTCCTGGTAGACGCACTGGGTACTGTGGTGGGCGCCTTGTTGGGCACCTCTACAGTCACCACCTATGTGGAGTCTGCCGCGGGCGTAGAAGCCGGTGGACGGACGGGACTAACGGCCGTGACCACGGCAGTTATTTTCTTCCTGATGCTCTTTTTGACACCGATTGCAACGATTATCCCTTCGGAGGCAACGGCACCGGCTCTGGTCCTAATTGGGCTGTTAATGCTCCCGGCGATTAAGGAAGTGGACTTTGGCGATTTCACCGAAGCCCTGCCGGCCTTTGTCACCATCTTGTTTACCGCCTTTACCTTTAACCTGGCCAATGGCATTAGCTTGGGGGTACTTACCTACGTGGTCATTAAGGTGGCCTCTGGCAGAAGGCACGAAGTTCCCTTGGGAATGTACATCCTGTGCCTGCCCTTGTTGTACTACTTGGCGACTCTGTAA